The window GATGATCAAGGCAGTGACGTTCTCGTCGGCGAAGTGGCCCTGGCTGCGCGACCAGGCTGGCGACCTGGTGCTGGTACGGGCTTCGATCGGCCGCCATGGGCAGACACACGATCTGCAGAGAGATGACTCCGAGCTGGCGGAGATCGCCCTCGCCGAGCTCCGCGCCGCAACCGGCGTCAGTGGCCCAGCCGTCGATGTTCGGGTCACCCGCTGGGGTGGTGCGCTGCCGCAGTATGCCGTTGGTCACCTCGGCCGGGTGGAACGGATCCGCGCGGCGGTGTCAGCGGTTCCGGGGCTAGCCGTGTGTGGCGCCGTCTACGCAGGTGTGGGCGTTGCCGCCTGTATCGGCACGGCGCGTGAAGCAGCAGGGAGGGTGGTCGCCGACGTGCGAGAACGCCATGTCAGGATCAAAGCATGAGTGAGCAGTCTCCGCGTCCTAAGGCGCGCGATCTCAACCAGGTCATCCGCTACACCATGTGGTCAGTGTTCCGGGTCCGAGATCCTCTGGGTGACATCGACCGAGAGCCGATTGCCGCCGGCGTCGCCGGGCTCTTCGACGAGCTGGCCGATAAGGACGTCGTCGTTCGCGGTGCGTACGACGTCGGCGGTCTACGTGCCGACGCCGATCTCATGCTCTGGTGGCACGCGCCGGCCATGGACGACCTACAGGCTGCCTACCACCGGTTCCGGCGCACCAGCCTCGGAACACACCTGGAGCCGGTCTGGTCTCAGGCGGCACTACATCGGCCGGCCGAGTTCAACAAGAGCCACGTCCCGGCGTTCCTGGCCGATGAGGAACCACGCGCGTACGTGTGTGTCTATCCGTTCGTACGCTCCTACGAGTGGTATCTGCTGCCGGACCAGGAGCGCCGGGCGATGCTCGCCGAGCATGGCCAGATGGCCCGTGGCTACCCGGATGTCCGGGCGAACACGGTGTCGTCGTTCGCGCTGGGTGACTATGAGTGGATGCTCGCATTCGAGGCCGACGAGCTGCACCGGATCGTCGATCTGATGCGGCATCTGCGGGGGTCGGAAGCACGCCGGCACGTCCGCGAAGAGGTGCCTTTCTACACCGGGCGCCGATTGCCGGTGGGCGAGCTCATCACCAACCTGCCGTGAGCCGGCCCGCTCGGGCCTGAATCAGTGGTTCGGCTCACCGCGGCCACCGGTCGCCGCGGGCCGGGCCATGGGGACGTGGGGAATGCCGTCGTCGAGGAACTCAGGACCGGTGACGACGTAGCCGTAGCGGGTGTAGAAATCGGCTAGATACGCCTGCGCGTGCAAGCGGCTCGCCCGCCCGCCCAATCGGTCGATGGCAGCACGCATCAGTGCGCTTGCCAGGCCATTGCCGCGAGACCCGGGCGCCACTACAACGCGCCCGATCCGCGCGGCGCCGTCAGGCTCTTCCAGCACGCGCAGATACGCGACTGGTTCGCCGGACTTCTCGAACCAGACGTGCAACGCTCCCGGCTCGCGATCGCGTCCGTCCAGGTCGGCATAAGGGCATTCCTGCTCGACGATGAACACGTCGACGCGCAGGCGCAGAATCCGGTACAGCGTGTCCAGGTCGAGTTCCTCGAACGATGCCACTCGCAAGATCGGTTCGGCGCGCAAGACCGATTCGATACGGGAGGCTGGTTCGGTACGCGGGTCTGGTTCGGTACGGGAGGCTGGTTCGGTACGGGAGGCTGGTTCGGTACGCGGGTCTGGTTCGGTACGCGGGTCTGGTTCGGTGGCCACGATGCCGAGCATAAGAGCGAACGCCGCACTTCCGCCTCTCCACAACTTTTCGCCACCCCTCCCACCCTTTCACTCCTCCCACCCTTTCACGCGTTCCACCCACCCTTGTTCGGTGATCGACAGGGCGTTGTGGTCGCTGTGAGGTGATCGACAGTGGGTTGTGGACGCGGGATCACAGCCACAACGTACTGACGATCACCGGCTTCCAAGCAGCCACTATTCTGTGACAACTTCGCGACAACCATTGCCAGGAATCGGTTGCCGGGTGCATTATCTTGGCCACCCGGGACAGCGCAACGAGGCGAGGTTCGCGATGGCTACTGAGCGCAGTTCATCCCGTACACACGAAGTCTTCGGCAGCCGGTTCACCTTCATCGCGGTGGCGGTAGGAATGGCCGTCGGCACCGGAAACATGTGGCGATTCCCCCGTGAAGCAGGTGCTTGGGGCGGCGGTGCATTCCTGTTCGCCATGGTGGTCGCCTTCCTGGTGTGGGCCATCCCCATTCTCATGGCCGAGCAACTGCTTGGTTCGCGGTCGCGCCTCGGCACCATTGGGGCCTTCCGGGACTTCATGGGCCGCAAGTTCGCCTGGATGGGCGGCTTCATGGGCTTCGTCACCGTCGGCATCATGTTCTACTACTCGGTGGTCTGTGGCTGGGCGATCCGCTACTTCTTGCACGCCGTCACCGGTCGCTTCGAGACCGGCGCCGACACCGAGGGCATCTGGGACAACTTCACCGGCACCCCATGGCAGACCATCCTGTTCCATGCCATCGCCATCGGTTCAGTCGGCTTGATCATTTACCGCGGTCTCAAGCGCGGTTTCGAGGCGATCCTGAAGTTCGCCATCCCGGTTCTCTTCGTGCTGCTGGTGGTGCTGGCCATCCGGGGGATGACGCTCCCAGGCGCCTCCGAAGGGCTGCGCTTCCTGTTCGTGCCGGATTGGAGTCTGCTCCGCGATCCTGAGCTGTGGCTACGGGCCTTCAGCCAGATGGCGTTCTCCACCGGTGCCGGCTGGGGCCTGTACCTGACCTACTCGGTCTATATGCGCCGTCGCGAGGACTTCGCACTGAACTCGACGACTCTCGTCGCAGGCGACCTGCTGGCCGCCACGCTGGCCGGGACCGCCGTCATGGGCACCATCTTCGCGTTGCGCACCCGCGAGTTCGCCGAAGAGGCGCTGGCCGCCGGTAACGAAGGGCTGGCGTTCATCTTCTTCGCCGAGCTGTTCGGGGAGATGCCCGGCGGACGATGGGTCTTCGCCCCCATCTTCTTCCTCGCACTCGCCTTGGCCGCCCTGTCCAGCTTGATCGCGATGATGGAGCTGACCACCCGCAACGTGGAGGACCTCGGTCTGCCCCGCCGGCGGGCCGTCCCGTGGATCGTGCTGGTTGCGTTCGCCGCCGGTATTCCGTCGGCGATCAGCCTGGACTTCTTCGCCAACCAGGACTTCGTCTGGGGTGTCGGGCTGCTGATCGGCGGACTGTTCTGCGCCATCGCCATGATGAAGTTCGGTGTGCAACGGGCCCGCCAGGAGCTCGACGCCGACAGCGACTTCCCCGTCACGTGGTGGTGGACCGGCCTCATCCGGATTTTCCCGCTGGTATTCGTGATCTTGCTGGGCTGGTGGATCCAGCAGACCGTGACGGTGTTCGCGCCGGACGACTGGTGGAATCCGTTCGAGCCATTCAGCCTGGCCACCATGTTGATCCAATGGATCATCCTGGCTGTGGTGATGCTCGTGCTCAACGGCTGGCTCGCCAGACAGGTCTGGTCCGGCCCGATGACCACGCCGACCGGCCCCGGGTCGGTCTCCACGGACGAGTGAGGAGGTCCGGAGATGGACGTCGTGATCTGGACCCTGGTGTTCCTGGGCGGCTCGGTGGTGCTGGTGACCTTCCTGCTGATCTGGGCATGGCGGAAGGACCGCGAGAAGCAGCGCCTCGCCGCCACCTCGGAGGACGAGGAGTAGTTCCGCCAGCGCGATAGCACCGTGCCGCCCGCAGTTTCGTGCGGCTGTCACATCGGGCACGCCAGCCTGCGCCCGCTCACACCTACCTTCTAGGCTGTCGGTATGAGCCGACCGCCCACGCCCGAAGCAACGCCCGCGCCGGATGCCGACGTCGTCGAGCTGTGCCGGGACTTGATCCGGATCGACACCTCGAACTTCGGTGACAGTTCCGGACCCGGCGAGCGGTTAGCCGCGGAGTTCGTCGCGCAGCAGCTCTCCGACGCCGGCCTGCAGCCCACGGTCTTCGAGTCCGAGCCGGGCCGGGCCAGCGTTGTGGCCCGGATCGAGGGCGCCGACCCGCGGCGCACTGACGCTCTGCTGATCCACGGCCATCTTGACGTCGTTCCAGCGCACGCTCCAGATTGGACGCACGACCCCTTCTCCGGCGAGATCGCCGACGGCTGCGTCTGGGGCCGCGGCGCGGTGGACATGAAGGACATGGACGCCATGATCCTTTCCGTCGTCCAGGACCGGCTGCGCACCGGGCGGCGCCCGGCGCGGCCCGTGGTGCTGGCTTTCCTGGCTGACGAAGAAGCCGGGGGAGTGCTGGGCGCTCACTGGGCCGTGAAACACCATCGTGAGCTGTTCGACGGGGTCACCGAGGCGATCGGGGAGGTAGGCGGATTCAGCCTGACCGTCAACGACGATCTCCGGCTCTACCTCATCGAGACGGCGCAGAAAGGTATCGCCTGGATGCGCTTGACGGTCGACGGCCGGGCAGGGCACGGTTCCATGCTGTCTGACGACAACGCGGTGACCGAACTGTCGGAGGCGGTCGCCCGGCTCGGCCGGCACGAATGGCCGGTGCGCATCACTCCGTCGACTCAGGCGTTCCTCGATGCCGCGAGCGAGGCCTTCGAGGTCGAGCTGGATCCCGGTGAACCCGAACAACTGCTGAAGTCGCTCGGCAACATCGGCCGCATCGTCGGTGCGACGGTACGCAACACCACCAATCCGACCATGCTCAAGGCGGGGTACAAACACAATGTGATCCCCGGCCGGGCCGAGGCCTACGTCGACGGCCGTTTCCTGCCCGGCTACGAGGACGAGTTCGAGGCGACGCTGGACGAGGTGCTCGGTCCGCGGGTCAAACGCGACTACATGGTCTACGACATCGCTGTTGAAACGGAGTTCAGCGGGTCACTGGTGGACGCGATGTCGGCCTCGCTGCTCGCGGAAGACCCAGCGGCGCGCGCAATTCCGTACACCCTGTCCGGCGGCACCGACGCGAAGGCATTCAGCACGATCGGCGCGCGGTGTTTCGGGTTCGCTCCACTCCGGCTGCCGCCCGACCTCGATTTCGCCGGCATGTTCCACGGGGTGGACGAGCGGGTCCCCACGGAGAGCCTGCGTTTCGGAGCGAGGGTCTTGGACCGTTTCCTCGATCTCGCCTGACCTCCCCGATGATCATGAACACTAAGTGACCGTATTCGTCGATTAGTGTTCATGATCATCGGGGGTCAGAGGGTGCGGCGGACGCGGAGGATCTTGCGTCGCAGAGTGACTTTGCGGCTGCCGTCGGGGAAGCGGCGTAATCGAGCCAGCTCCCACCGCCCGTACTCGGCATGTTCGGTCAGGAGCCTGCGCGCCGCGCCGCGCGACGTGTCGCGAGGCAGGACCAGGTGGCGGAACTCATATTCGGTGGCGTGGGCGAACGCCGAGGTTCTGCCCGTCGCCACCATCTGCTCCATTGCACCATCCTGCCACGACTTGTCGCGCACACCAGGTACGGTCTGACACTGTGACGACTGTGCCTCCAGAGCGTGAACGCCTTCAAGCTGCGCTCGACCACCTCACCGATGCTCTAGAGAACCACATGGAAGCGTGCCTGGCCCGCACCGGCGAGGCCGACGCCGGGGTGCAAGCCGCCTATACCGCGTTGCGGCACGCCGCCGAGCGGTATGACGACCTGCTGTTCGAGGTCCGCGACGAAGTGACGCCGTGGGAGTTCCCTGAAGGTCCACACGTCGACATCGAGTATGAGAACGCCGAGGCCGAACCGGCGGCCGTCGGTGTCTTCGTCCGCCGCGACTACGACATCACCGAGCACGACGAGCTACTGCGGGCCGGCCGCGAAGCCTACGGCGAGCTGTATCCGGCCCACCCGAGGGAGGCGGCCGAGGCAGACGTCTCCCATGCCGGTCGCGCGTTGTACCAGCTTCTGCACGCCTACGGAGTGGACGGGCTGGATCAGCGAGCCGAGCCCTCGGGACTGCTTTCCCGCGGTGGCACAGTGTGGGTTCAGGAGCTCGCCGAAGGCGACACCGAGACCCTGGTGGACGAGCCGTTCGCGATAGTGGACGACGAGATGCTCATCTACCGCCTCGACGAGGTGATCGAGCCCGACGGCGATCTGTGAGACGAGATTCGGTGCCGCGCATGCCCGATGCCGCCGCCGCTGAAGCCCGTCGGCCGGGCGCTGCGATCTTGGCACCCCGGACCGGGTACCGGAACCTCTCGACAGGCACTAGGATTTCATGATCGCTTCGCCGTCCGTTGGCCTGCTGGCGGCAGAGGTCTGCGAAGTTGGCGGAAGCCAGCGGTTCCGCTGAGGTCGGCCGGGCGTGAGGAGTGGTGTGTCGGATGCGTACGTCTCGTAAGTCCCGTCTGTTGGTCCTGGGGGTCGCCATGGCGATGATCGCCGTCGGCTGGCCCGCGCAGGCGCAGACTCCGGAGACCGAGTTCCGGGTCAATCCGTATCTGCAGAATCCGTCCACCGACAGCATGACGATCACCTGGTTCACCAACACCGCCGAACCCGCTGAGCTGACGGTGCGTGGACCGGGGTTGCGTGGTGGTGCCACTTACACCACCACACCCACCCACGAGGCCGCGCTCGACTACACCGAGGCAGAGCTTTCTCAACAGATCGACGGGCTCGAGCAAGGTTCATGGCTGCGCGAAGGCGTGAACTACAAACACATGGTCGAGGTGACCGGTCTGCAGGCCGGAAAACGCTACAACTATCAGGTGCGAGCCGGGGCGGCACGGTTCAACGCGCACTTCACCACGGCGCCGTCCACCGCCCGTTGGGGCAATATCCGGTTCGTGGCCCTGGCCGATTCCGAGACCGAGCCGCTCGGGCGTGTGCTGCGCCGCGAATGGGCCCCGGGGGCGCTGGACGAGACCGGAGCGCAGCGCCCGAGCGCCGACGAAGGCAGCGTATGGGACGAGGCTTT is drawn from Phytoactinopolyspora mesophila and contains these coding sequences:
- a CDS encoding GNAT family N-acetyltransferase produces the protein MRAEPILRVASFEELDLDTLYRILRLRVDVFIVEQECPYADLDGRDREPGALHVWFEKSGEPVAYLRVLEEPDGAARIGRVVVAPGSRGNGLASALMRAAIDRLGGRASRLHAQAYLADFYTRYGYVVTGPEFLDDGIPHVPMARPAATGGRGEPNH
- a CDS encoding DUF5703 family protein gives rise to the protein MVATGRTSAFAHATEYEFRHLVLPRDTSRGAARRLLTEHAEYGRWELARLRRFPDGSRKVTLRRKILRVRRTL
- a CDS encoding sodium-dependent transporter, which translates into the protein MATERSSSRTHEVFGSRFTFIAVAVGMAVGTGNMWRFPREAGAWGGGAFLFAMVVAFLVWAIPILMAEQLLGSRSRLGTIGAFRDFMGRKFAWMGGFMGFVTVGIMFYYSVVCGWAIRYFLHAVTGRFETGADTEGIWDNFTGTPWQTILFHAIAIGSVGLIIYRGLKRGFEAILKFAIPVLFVLLVVLAIRGMTLPGASEGLRFLFVPDWSLLRDPELWLRAFSQMAFSTGAGWGLYLTYSVYMRRREDFALNSTTLVAGDLLAATLAGTAVMGTIFALRTREFAEEALAAGNEGLAFIFFAELFGEMPGGRWVFAPIFFLALALAALSSLIAMMELTTRNVEDLGLPRRRAVPWIVLVAFAAGIPSAISLDFFANQDFVWGVGLLIGGLFCAIAMMKFGVQRARQELDADSDFPVTWWWTGLIRIFPLVFVILLGWWIQQTVTVFAPDDWWNPFEPFSLATMLIQWIILAVVMLVLNGWLARQVWSGPMTTPTGPGSVSTDE
- the hemQ gene encoding hydrogen peroxide-dependent heme synthase; this translates as MSEQSPRPKARDLNQVIRYTMWSVFRVRDPLGDIDREPIAAGVAGLFDELADKDVVVRGAYDVGGLRADADLMLWWHAPAMDDLQAAYHRFRRTSLGTHLEPVWSQAALHRPAEFNKSHVPAFLADEEPRAYVCVYPFVRSYEWYLLPDQERRAMLAEHGQMARGYPDVRANTVSSFALGDYEWMLAFEADELHRIVDLMRHLRGSEARRHVREEVPFYTGRRLPVGELITNLP
- a CDS encoding M20/M25/M40 family metallo-hydrolase gives rise to the protein MSRPPTPEATPAPDADVVELCRDLIRIDTSNFGDSSGPGERLAAEFVAQQLSDAGLQPTVFESEPGRASVVARIEGADPRRTDALLIHGHLDVVPAHAPDWTHDPFSGEIADGCVWGRGAVDMKDMDAMILSVVQDRLRTGRRPARPVVLAFLADEEAGGVLGAHWAVKHHRELFDGVTEAIGEVGGFSLTVNDDLRLYLIETAQKGIAWMRLTVDGRAGHGSMLSDDNAVTELSEAVARLGRHEWPVRITPSTQAFLDAASEAFEVELDPGEPEQLLKSLGNIGRIVGATVRNTTNPTMLKAGYKHNVIPGRAEAYVDGRFLPGYEDEFEATLDEVLGPRVKRDYMVYDIAVETEFSGSLVDAMSASLLAEDPAARAIPYTLSGGTDAKAFSTIGARCFGFAPLRLPPDLDFAGMFHGVDERVPTESLRFGARVLDRFLDLA